The Euphorbia lathyris chromosome 8, ddEupLath1.1, whole genome shotgun sequence genome has a window encoding:
- the LOC136202091 gene encoding small ribosomal subunit protein eS30z/eS30y/eS30x, which yields MGKVHGSLARAGKVRGQTPKVAKQDKKKKPRGRAHKRMQYNRRFVTAVVGFGKKRGPNSSEK from the exons ATGGGTAAAGTTCACGGATCTCTGGCTCGTGCTGGTAAGGTGAGAGGGCAAACTCCCAAAGTGGCTAAGCAagataagaagaagaagccacGCGGCCGCGCACACAAGAGGATGCAATACAACCGCCGTTTTGTCACAGCAG TTGTGGGATTTGGCAAGAAGAGAGGACCCAACTCCTCTGAGAAGTAA